In Citrus sinensis cultivar Valencia sweet orange chromosome 3, DVS_A1.0, whole genome shotgun sequence, the sequence ATACCTTGGTCGGCCGGTACTTCTCAACCCACGGGATATCGTAGGCGCTGCTGCTCGATGAAGACGAAGCCATTGTTTTCTCcaataaaagttttgaaacCCTCGCACCCTCTTGCAAAATGGAGGGAAATTGGGACTGTTTCAATCCTCAAAGGCTACCCCCCTCTTTGCTCTCCtcaattttgtgtttttttttttacttctctttctctttgaGGGTCTGCAATATGAAGAAATAGCAAAGAGTCACATTCTTGCTTGTATATTTGTTTAAATACCCCTTCTCTacttatttgattaaaattcagATTTACCAATGAGCcgattttgcttatttatacTTTGAGAACATTGTATTTATTACgctgtataaaaaaaaataaaattacgtAGTCTAGTGTTTGTTTGCTGAGtgatcattttattataaaattaatgatataaaatatttattttaattataaattaatatatatataataaaaaataaaatttataaaatatttaattaattctctttaaaattaattataatataatattataagataaacTAAACACACTCCCACAGTAGCATTATCATGGCGTGCCATATCgatttttacattttactaACCGTAATTAGCGTACAAACTTTACCtgagaaaaaacaaaacaaatcaataaaCGAATTTTTCATCCTCATCGACTCATCGTTTTATCCCAAGCCTTCCACACACGAACcgaaagaaataattttaatttaaaaagagagagagagagagagagcaggACCCCAAGCCCTAATACAATCAAATCAATCAGTAAAAAATTTCAGCCTAATTCCATACCATACCAATTGCTcccaattttaaatttaaatttaccaaaaattccaaaattccaaaattccTGAAATTGCTACCGCAATGTCTACATCGACAAACCAATCCACGGACGACATCGTCGACACGACGCCGTTTCTATCCTCTAACAGCTCCCACGACGACAGCACTCACAGTCAGAGCCGCCGATCCATCAGGAGACAGGGCCTCCGCGAGGCTGCCCGATTCCTTCGGCACGCCAGCAGCCGTCGCACGATGCGGGAGCCGTCGATGATGGTGCGGGAAACGGCGGCGGAGCAGTTAGAGGAGCGCCAGAGCGACTGGGCGTATTCGAAGCCCGTGGTGGTTCTCGACATTATCTGGAATCTGGCTTTCGTGGCGGTGGCCTTCTCGGTTATGGTATTGAGCCGAAATGAGCGGCCTAATATGCCGCTCGGGCTGTGGATTGTTGGGTACGCTATACAATGCGTTTTGCATATGGTTTGTGTGTGCGTTGAGTATAAACGGAGGAGGAGACGGAGAGTTTCGGCGTTTGGTGGGGCCGAGGAAGGGAATTTGAATTCGGGGACAACCAGAGGCGATTCGGGGGAGTATGTTTCTTTAGCAAATCAATTGGAGGAAGAGGGAACGAggtattttaacttttcaaattgtATGGGAGCACCTTTGATCAAGTTTATGGAATTTTGTTGGTTATCAGTTAATTAGTAGATTGGATTCAGGATCTTGTACTTATGTTGATCAAATGGATTGTACTTTTGGTTCTGTTTTGGTGTGTTTTCTTAATTTGATCTGAagttttacttttcatttttacagGAAAAACTTCTGGAGGTAAGTCACGAATGAAAATAGTTTGTTAGGGTGTTTTGCTTTGAGACTGTGCTGTGAAGTGATCAACTTATTGTCTTGGTTTTGAGAGGTTTTGATGTGGAAATATATGAGCATGACGCATATGCTCACTTCTTGTTTTCAGGTGTCCTGGGtacaatttgaaattattgcTTAATTGGATTTGGCATCTggccttttttttctctgtctCCTTAAGTAATGAGTGCTGTACaatatgaatttcaaattactCTTTCCTTCgtttttaagttgtttttcaTGAAGTGGAGATTATTAACTTCATTGTTTGGCAGAATTGAACTTGTACTTTAAATATCCTGTTTGCCTTGGTCATGAAACTATAAAGTGGCTCAACCTTCATGGAAGGTCATGACTGAGGGGAAAATTTAACCTGTTCCTTTAATAGGAAAGACTGTATGGATATGTCAGAGCATCAGTAACAATGCTCActgattttgcttttattCTCTCAGCAGTGTTGCAAAACATCTGGAGTCTGCAAACACAATGTTTTCATTCATCTGGTGGATCATTGGGTTCTACTGGGTATCTGCAGGTGGTCAAGCTTTGGCACGTGATTCTCCTCTGCTTTACTGGTTAGTCCTTATCTTTCTCCTTCTTAGTGCAGTTTCTAATGAGCGTTTCTTTATGGAATCCTAACTTCTGCAATGTGACTTGTTGCAGGCTTTGTATAATTTTCCTTGGGTTTGATGTATTCTTCGTCGTTTTTTGTGTCGCTCTTGCCTGTATAATTGGCATTGCTGTTTGCTGCTGCCTTCCATGTATTATTGCAATCTTATATGCTGTGGCAGACCAGGTAGCTTTCTTTTACTCCCATCATGTTATTCCTGTGGTATTTATACTGTTAACTTATAATATTAACAACTTTGTATCCCTCTATTTTTATGTGTGTGATTATGCATGTTCATTGGATTGTAGGCTCAAATATTTTCATCGGATTGTAGGCTCAAAAATACTGTCCGGACATTATAGTCTTCAATGACTCTCTCTTTCGCTCTTTCCATATGCATGTTCATTGGATTGTAGGCTCAAATATACTGTCCAAATATTATAATCTTCaatgtctctctctctctcactcactcACACTCTCTCTCCATAtataatttgtgtttatgcATGGAATTATGGCTCGAATGTGCAGCATACCGACCAGAATGCAGACCTGATGATTAATTGGGCACACGCCCACTAACTGGTCACTCTCACGAATGCCAATCCACTAGCTGAGCAGCttgaattaaatcaaatattataataaatgcaaaatagACTAGGACTCCTTGTAAATTTAGTTTTACCTGCCAAATCTTTTTTAGCTATTACTGTATGAGGTATATGTTTACTATTTAGGTTGTGCATGCTGGCATCCTCCCATTTTTTAGGCACGGGCTAATGGTTCATCTTTGAGGCTTTTCCTGTGAGTTTAGTCCACCTCACAATAGTGGAAATCCAAGCtttcttataatttcaaaCTAACTTACTTCATAGGGCCTCTAATTTGTTTCTGATGTGCCTTTCTTGATTTTTCATGCTTAACTCTTTGTTTCATAGTTGATGTATGACGTGTTTTGACAAGAGCTAGATGAGGCAAATGATGTTGGATTGGGCATATAATATGTTGTGTTGAAGTTCTAATCGAGAGGAACAAGAGCCATAGCCAACTTGTTTGACGGGGCTTGTCAGTTTTTGGCCAAATATTAGTGCTTCAAAAGGCTGTTTGATGTccccctctttttttttttaaaacaaaaaattgggAAACTTGTTGGaactttatcttctttttttttgggggggggggggggggggtttggtttaagtgctttttttttggttatttttattttagcaaATAGAATTTGTGATGCAAGATAACTTGGGTTTACCTATACTGCTAAATTCACATTATTTACAGTTTAGGTATAAAAGAGAGTTAAAACCCTAGTATTGTcgattttttattactattaacaaaatattctttttgacgagtttttttctttttttttttaaccactTTCTTTGTGCATCAATAGTGACTGGGAGCTTCCAAGCTTTTCAATTACTTTTGTTTCTTGATTGGTTTTTTACCATTCTACCTGTTCGTTTGATCTATTACCTCATGCCGAtcattgtttgatattttgtaCAGTCTTCACTTggtttgtatattttattttatgtagtGTAATTGCCTTGTACATTTGTgtacatataattaatctttgtttgtctttttatttttcctcgCCTTGATGCAACCTATTTGATCTGTTTAAAGCAGGAAGGAGCTTCCAAAGAAGATATTGAGCGGCTGTCAAAGTTCAAATTTCGAAGAATGGTGGATACTGAGAAACTCTCTGATGATGGACAAGGTTCTCAAGGAGGAATAATGACTGAATGTGGCACAGAAACACCGAATGAGCACGTGCTTTCAAATGAGGATGCAGTAAGTTTCAACCCTTTGGCCTTTCTCTTTCAATAGATTGGTGCCTTTATTCTTCTATATCTGCTTGTTATGATTAATTtcttgaagaaagaaaaaatacatatataatactAGCTAGATACATGAATGTCACAGGCACagattttatttgtgtttttttatttgcaataattataattttgtggaTTAACAAAAGCTCGTGCTGGGTCAATAACTTGTATTAAACTAATATTGTGCTGTGGTAACATGTAGGAGTGTTGCATCTGCCTCTCTGCTTATGATGATGGAGTTGAGCTAAGGGAGCTTCCTTGTGGTCATCATTTTCACTGTGCCTGTGTGGATAAGTGGTTATACATAAACGCTACCTGTCCTCTCTGCAAATACAACATTTTGAAGAGTAGTAGCAACCAAGATAGGGAGGAGGTGTAGAAGAATCTCAAATATTTGTGCCTGCCATTCATCCCATCATTGCTTGAGAAGTTTTTTACTGTTGTTTTTGCGGTAGTGGACCTAGTGGTTGTAGTTTCTGATGCTTGTGGTGGCAGTTGTGCTGTGTTTGCTTTTGCACTGGCTTTTCAGAAGAGTTGTTTGTGTATATTTACCTTGCACAGTGTCCGCAGCAGCACTCAGCCAAGGCATTGCTTTGaccttttatttatgttgtacGGATTTTAGGGTAAATGCTATAGACTTGTAATTTCCCTGTTGTAGAGGCTTCTGTGTGTCCCTATAGTTTCGCGGTGTAAAGTGTCTTTCCTTCATGACCCCTCATTAAACAAACTATTGTAAGCGTGATTACAAGCAAAGTATATAATGTTAATAAATCTTTCTTGCTCATTGAAAATCGATACAGTTGGTGGTGTAATAATTCAGGCTAGCAAAGTATATAATGTTAATAAATCTTTCTTGCTCATCGAAAATCGATGCAGTTGGTGGTGTAATAATGTAGGCttcaatgattttctattcttGGATGTTGTAtgttcaagaaattgcatTTCATTGTCTTATACTCTTTGTCAAGTCGTCTTGATTTGAGTAATGGATATTCTTCGTTGTTAACTAAGTCTTGATTTGACTAATGGATATTCTATATGGTTAATTAAGCAATGAAACGTAGCATATTTTTGTCTAATACAGCTGCTGAATAAAACAATACTAAGGTTTCTTAAAAGGGATCATTTGGTACCATTCGGTAGCCATGtttaaaatacctcaaatGTTTTTCTTCCAAATAATCATAAGCCTTTTGAATATATtcaacttatatatatatatatcatgaAACTGAGGGTAAGTCCATTATTGCTATTTAGCAACGGCGaggtgttttatttatttattttttcgaCAGAAACTACAACTTAAAAGATgcaataatataaaacttgaaaaataaagaaatttaaaattttaaaaattatataataaaatattttatttttaaatcaatactGTAGTGTAGTAAAACATTGTCGAAGTTGTCACTCGGGAGATGAAAAGGCAAAAAAGAAGCCATCATCATATTCATGGCGACGATGgggacaaaataaaaatcaaaagaaagaaaagaggagGCAAAAGTGACGAAAAAGCATCTCTCAAAGCGTGAGAGCTATCAACTTGTCGCTTTGGGTCCGGCTTTTCGCGCTCCTCGAAACGGacagttttaaatttattctacCGTAGGAGCATGACGACTCGCTGTTTCCCGTTCATACGTTGAGTGCGTGGGGAAGCAGCTCACATAGACATAGACGATGGATCAGCAGCATGTTTCTCTGTTAGAACGGTACCGTAGAGATCGTCGGCAGCTTATAGAGTTTCTACTATCGTCAGGCTTGATCAAAGAGCTTCGTACTCCGTCTGGTCCCACTACTTCTCTCCCCAACGCTGATTTCGACTCTCTCAGCGCCGATTATATCATCCACTGCGTGAAATCAGGTAACGCtgtatgaaattttttaagcaAACGTCAGAAACAAACAGAAGTGGAGAAAATATGAAGTTAAAGATATTTGTGCTTTCTTTGGCTTGGCTGCCAATAAGATAtaggaagaaattaaaaacgACATTACTTACAACTTGGAGAGGGAAATGAaagccttttcttttcttcttattctttttttcaatctttattTTGTCAAGGTTTTCTAGAAGCCAAACAGAGTTCAGATTTTTTCTACTGTCTAtctacaattttctttttccgcTGAACAAATGTATTCTTGTTAGCAGGTGGAGTGGTTGATGTTTCTGAAGCGAGTAAGAAGTACTTAGACGAATCTACTTATCCGACAATGGTAAGTGAAATCTTTTGTCACATGCAAGGTCTTGAGTGTGCTATCTTCCATCTTGTTTTGTGTGTGAATAAGGCTGTAGTTTTgcatttattgtttttacGCAGCAGAAGATAGATAGGTTTACTTCTCGTTCGGCCATGGAAGATAGATGAACTAAACTGGAAGTTATGATataagatttattattattttttcctccatttcaaatcaatttcataatgtaaaattattgttatcaaGGTTTGAAGTGTACTGTTGGGTTCGGAATGTAAGTACTGATCAATAATATGGTTTCAAAATGCAATCCTGATAAAGTTTGGTAGAATCGAGTAAAAATAGAACTACTGAAATGAGTCATTTTGTGAATCATTGAAGAAAGTTTTCTTAAGATTTTGTTTATGTCTGGGttgttatgttttttaatatatatatatatatttgtgcttatttttgtttacatTAAATGCAGGTTCATTCTCAAATTGGGGAttcctattttctttcttctgatCCAGATTTGTCTGGCTCTCCTCCTCGACGTGTGCCTCCTCCAATTTATGTGAAACAAACTGCAAACCATGCACCATGCTCATCTAGCTTTCGGGATCCTGCAAATGCTGAAAATTTATCAACATCCAGGAATGACTATGGCCTTAAATACAAAGCATCTCCAACCTCACCTATGAGGCCTGCAGGAGATTCTGGAATTCCTCCATTAGGATTACCTAGCCTAAAGACAGGTATTGATTGGTTTACGTACATTTCTTTAGGACGTTAAAAGTATGAAGCAATAAGGTGTGACAAGATTTGGGGAAAAGTTTATGcctatgttttattttttgttagcCCCTATATATTATATGGATGCCTAAATCTTTAGttcatttttcatcttttaagTAAACTGATACATAATTTCAGGATTTCTGAAGGATTGTCGGATGATGATTTACGGGAAACAGCTTACGAATTATTTCTTGCATCGCTGTTATTTTCtgggtaatttttatctttctcaCATATTTATCTATCTGTGCATGAGTGCttttgtattatatatttgtGTGCATGCTTGAAGCCAGCCTGGGTTTGCTTGTTTTATACTTCTGATTGATGTGCATCTCTTGGatcaatttctctttcttgcTT encodes:
- the LOC102617680 gene encoding E3 ubiquitin-protein ligase At1g12760-like isoform X2, which gives rise to MSTSTNQSTDDIVDTTPFLSSNSSHDDSTHSQSRRSIRRQGLREAARFLRHASSRRTMREPSMMVRETAAEQLEERQSDWAYSKPVVVLDIIWNLAFVAVAFSVMVLSRNERPNMPLGLWIVGYAIQCVLHMVCVCVEYKRRRRRRVSAFGGAEEGNLNSGTTRGDSGEYVSLANQLEEEGTRKNFWSSVAKHLESANTMFSFIWWIIGFYWVSAGGQALARDSPLLYWLCIIFLGFDVFFVVFCVALACIIGIAVCCCLPCIIAILYAVADQEGASKEDIERLSKFKFRRMVDTEKLSDDGQGSQGGIMTECGTETPNEHVLSNEDAECCICLSAYDDGVELRELPCGHHFHCACVDKWLYINATCPLCKYNILKSSSNQDREEV
- the LOC102617680 gene encoding E3 ubiquitin-protein ligase At1g12760-like isoform X7, producing the protein MSTSTNQSTDDIVDTTPFLSSNSSHDDSTHSQSRRSIRRQGLREAARFLRHASSRRTMREPSMMVRETAAEQLEERQSDWAYSKPVVVLDIIWNLAFVAVAFSVMVLSRNERPNMPLGLWIVGYAIQCVLHMVCVCVEYKRRRRRRVSAFGGAEEGNLNSGTTRGDSGEYVSLANQLEEEGTSVAKHLESANTMFSFIWWIIGFYWVSAGGQALARDSPLLYWLCIIFLGFDVFFVVFCVALACIIGIAVCCCLPCIIAILYAVADQEGASKEDIERLSKFKFRRMVDTEKLSDDGQGSQGGIMTECGTETPNEHVLSNEDAECCICLSAYDDGVELRELPCGHHFHCACVDKWLYINATCPLCKYNILKSSSNQDREEV
- the LOC102617680 gene encoding E3 ubiquitin-protein ligase At4g11680-like isoform X4, producing the protein MSTSTNQSTDDIVDTTPFLSSNSSHDDSTHSQSRRSIRRQGLREAARFLRHASSRRTMREPSMMVRETAAEQLEERQSDWAYSKPVVVLDIIWNLAFVAVAFSVMVLSRNERPNMPLGLWIVGYAIQCVLHMVCVCVEYKRRRRRRVSAFGGAEEGNLNSGTTRGDSGEYVSLANQLEEEGTSSVAKHLESANTMFSFIWWIIGFYWVSAGGQALARDSPLLYWLCIIFLGFDVFFVVFCVALACIIGIAVCCCLPCIIAILYAVADQQEGASKEDIERLSKFKFRRMVDTEKLSDDGQGSQGGIMTECGTETPNEHVLSNEDAECCICLSAYDDGVELRELPCGHHFHCACVDKWLYINATCPLCKYNILKSSSNQDREEV
- the LOC102617680 gene encoding E3 ubiquitin-protein ligase At1g12760-like isoform X6; the encoded protein is MSTSTNQSTDDIVDTTPFLSSNSSHDDSTHSQSRRSIRRQGLREAARFLRHASSRRTMREPSMMVRETAAEQLEERQSDWAYSKPVVVLDIIWNLAFVAVAFSVMVLSRNERPNMPLGLWIVGYAIQCVLHMVCVCVEYKRRRRRRVSAFGGAEEGNLNSGTTRGDSGEYVSLANQLEEEGTSVAKHLESANTMFSFIWWIIGFYWVSAGGQALARDSPLLYWLCIIFLGFDVFFVVFCVALACIIGIAVCCCLPCIIAILYAVADQQEGASKEDIERLSKFKFRRMVDTEKLSDDGQGSQGGIMTECGTETPNEHVLSNEDAECCICLSAYDDGVELRELPCGHHFHCACVDKWLYINATCPLCKYNILKSSSNQDREEV
- the LOC102617680 gene encoding E3 ubiquitin-protein ligase At1g12760-like isoform X3; protein product: MSTSTNQSTDDIVDTTPFLSSNSSHDDSTHSQSRRSIRRQGLREAARFLRHASSRRTMREPSMMVRETAAEQLEERQSDWAYSKPVVVLDIIWNLAFVAVAFSVMVLSRNERPNMPLGLWIVGYAIQCVLHMVCVCVEYKRRRRRRVSAFGGAEEGNLNSGTTRGDSGEYVSLANQLEEEGTRKNFWSVAKHLESANTMFSFIWWIIGFYWVSAGGQALARDSPLLYWLCIIFLGFDVFFVVFCVALACIIGIAVCCCLPCIIAILYAVADQQEGASKEDIERLSKFKFRRMVDTEKLSDDGQGSQGGIMTECGTETPNEHVLSNEDAECCICLSAYDDGVELRELPCGHHFHCACVDKWLYINATCPLCKYNILKSSSNQDREEV
- the LOC102617680 gene encoding E3 ubiquitin-protein ligase At4g11680-like isoform X8, with the protein product MSTSTNQSTDDIVDTTPFLSSNSSHDDSTHSQSRRSIRRQGLREAARFLRHASSRRTMREPSMMVRETAAEQLEERQSDWAYSKPVVVLDIIWNLAFVAVAFSVMVLSRNERPNMPLGLWIVGYAIQCVLHMVCVCVEYKRRRRRRVSAFGGAEEGNLNSGTTRGDSGEYVSLANQLEEEGTRKNFWSSVAKHLESANTMFSFIWWIIGFYWVSAGGQALARDSPLLYWLCIIFLGFDVFFVVFCVALACIIGIAVCCCLPCIIAILYAVADQVAFFYSHHVIPVVFILLTYNINNFVIVGSNIFIGL
- the LOC102617680 gene encoding E3 ubiquitin-protein ligase At4g11680-like isoform X5; this encodes MSTSTNQSTDDIVDTTPFLSSNSSHDDSTHSQSRRSIRRQGLREAARFLRHASSRRTMREPSMMVRETAAEQLEERQSDWAYSKPVVVLDIIWNLAFVAVAFSVMVLSRNERPNMPLGLWIVGYAIQCVLHMVCVCVEYKRRRRRRVSAFGGAEEGNLNSGTTRGDSGEYVSLANQLEEEGTSSVAKHLESANTMFSFIWWIIGFYWVSAGGQALARDSPLLYWLCIIFLGFDVFFVVFCVALACIIGIAVCCCLPCIIAILYAVADQEGASKEDIERLSKFKFRRMVDTEKLSDDGQGSQGGIMTECGTETPNEHVLSNEDAECCICLSAYDDGVELRELPCGHHFHCACVDKWLYINATCPLCKYNILKSSSNQDREEV
- the LOC102617680 gene encoding E3 ubiquitin-protein ligase At1g12760-like isoform X1, producing the protein MSTSTNQSTDDIVDTTPFLSSNSSHDDSTHSQSRRSIRRQGLREAARFLRHASSRRTMREPSMMVRETAAEQLEERQSDWAYSKPVVVLDIIWNLAFVAVAFSVMVLSRNERPNMPLGLWIVGYAIQCVLHMVCVCVEYKRRRRRRVSAFGGAEEGNLNSGTTRGDSGEYVSLANQLEEEGTRKNFWSSVAKHLESANTMFSFIWWIIGFYWVSAGGQALARDSPLLYWLCIIFLGFDVFFVVFCVALACIIGIAVCCCLPCIIAILYAVADQQEGASKEDIERLSKFKFRRMVDTEKLSDDGQGSQGGIMTECGTETPNEHVLSNEDAECCICLSAYDDGVELRELPCGHHFHCACVDKWLYINATCPLCKYNILKSSSNQDREEV